One region of Nitrospinaceae bacterium genomic DNA includes:
- the nuoH2 gene encoding NADH-quinone oxidoreductase subunit H 2, whose protein sequence is MWDDVLQFIDPALQPEFIIGTVKAVVIAVGLLSVVPGLVWLERRLMGRFQVRLGPNRVGPLGLGQPFADSIKLLFKESIIQSSADKFLYHLAPAVVVFTAIVTFAVIPFGGSFTVFEQEIGLWGANVNSGILFVFAISGMGIYGMVLAGLASNNKYSLMGGLRSSAQMISYELALGLSALSVIVLTGSLNLIDLVESQKNLPYILVQPLAFLLFFVAGIAETNRAPFDLPEAEQELVAGFHTEYTGMKFAMFFMGEYVNMVTMSALVTLLFLGGWNTYGIPVWPIIAFSGKVFFLLCVFIWLRSTFPRLRYDRLMTFGWKVLLPLCLLNLLITAVIKVL, encoded by the coding sequence TTGTGGGATGACGTTTTACAGTTTATAGACCCGGCGTTACAGCCGGAATTCATCATTGGCACCGTTAAAGCCGTGGTGATCGCAGTCGGTTTGCTTTCGGTGGTTCCGGGACTGGTCTGGCTGGAGCGCCGGTTGATGGGGCGGTTCCAGGTCCGTCTGGGTCCCAACCGGGTAGGCCCTCTGGGATTGGGACAGCCGTTTGCCGATTCGATCAAGTTGTTGTTTAAGGAATCGATCATCCAGAGTTCCGCGGACAAGTTTTTATACCATCTCGCCCCAGCGGTGGTGGTGTTCACCGCCATTGTAACGTTTGCGGTGATTCCCTTTGGGGGATCTTTTACCGTTTTCGAACAGGAAATTGGTTTGTGGGGAGCCAATGTCAATTCCGGGATTTTGTTTGTGTTTGCGATTTCCGGAATGGGTATTTACGGAATGGTGCTGGCCGGGCTGGCTTCGAACAACAAGTATTCCCTCATGGGGGGGTTGCGCTCGTCGGCGCAGATGATCAGTTATGAACTGGCTCTGGGGTTATCCGCTTTGAGCGTGATCGTTTTGACCGGTTCCTTGAACCTGATCGATCTGGTGGAAAGCCAAAAGAACCTTCCCTATATACTGGTTCAACCGCTGGCGTTTTTGCTTTTCTTTGTGGCTGGGATCGCGGAAACCAACCGGGCGCCGTTCGATCTCCCGGAAGCGGAGCAGGAACTGGTCGCCGGGTTTCATACCGAATATACCGGAATGAAATTCGCCATGTTCTTCATGGGCGAGTACGTGAATATGGTCACCATGAGCGCTTTGGTTACCCTGTTGTTTCTCGGCGGGTGGAATACCTACGGCATTCCCGTTTGGCCGATCATCGCGTTTTCTGGAAAAGTGTTTTTTCTCTTGTGTGTCTTTATCTGGCTCAGGTCCACGTTTCCCAGACTGCGCTACGATCGGCTGATGACGTTTGGCTGGAAGGTTCTATTGCCGCTCTGTTTGCTCAATCTTTTAATAACTGCTGTGATCAAGGTTCTGTAG
- the nuoI gene encoding NADH-quinone oxidoreductase subunit I: MIQGAIAGVKNLLIGMGVTFKNMVTKPVTIQYPEVKRTMPERYRGRHFLNRDENGLERCVGCSLCSINCPVGCIHVVSAENTEENRVSPGERYAAVYEINLLRCIYCGYCEEACPVDAVVLREHYELADYDRDKYIATKEDLLVYPEPNQFRVNILGNTERTNK, encoded by the coding sequence ATGATACAAGGAGCTATCGCTGGAGTAAAAAATCTGCTGATCGGTATGGGCGTGACTTTTAAGAATATGGTCACCAAACCCGTGACCATTCAATATCCGGAAGTCAAGCGGACCATGCCGGAACGCTACCGGGGCCGTCATTTTCTCAACCGTGATGAAAACGGCCTTGAGCGGTGCGTTGGATGCAGTCTCTGCTCGATCAACTGTCCAGTGGGGTGCATCCACGTTGTGTCGGCTGAGAACACGGAAGAGAATCGCGTGTCTCCCGGTGAACGCTACGCCGCGGTTTATGAGATCAACCTGCTTCGCTGTATTTACTGCGGCTATTGCGAAGAAGCCTGTCCGGTGGATGCAGTGGTTCTGCGCGAGCATTACGAATTGGCCGACTACGACCGCGACAAATACATCGCGACGAAAGAAGATTTGCTGGTATACCCGGAACCCAATCAGTTTCGCGTCAATATTCTGGGAAATACCGAGCGAACTAATAAATAG
- the nuoJ-1_1 gene encoding NADH dehydrogenase subunit J — protein MFEITYEIVVLVLGITAVLAAFGVILCASPIYCALYLIGNMVCLALLYLLYHAEFIAAVQIIVYAGAVMILFLFIIALLGGKKEIMEPSVQRSSALTFVFLLFGELLLAAGVGPTKPIQGDLTPDVISAIGNAKAVGVELFSRHLIPFELASTLLLVATIGIVCLAKFSNPPARRRAK, from the coding sequence ATGTTTGAAATCACCTACGAGATCGTGGTTCTTGTGCTTGGGATCACGGCGGTATTGGCAGCCTTTGGCGTGATCCTGTGCGCCTCTCCGATCTATTGCGCCCTGTATCTGATCGGCAACATGGTGTGTCTGGCTCTCCTTTACCTTCTGTATCATGCGGAGTTTATCGCCGCCGTGCAGATCATCGTTTATGCCGGGGCGGTGATGATTTTGTTTTTGTTCATCATTGCGCTCCTGGGCGGCAAGAAGGAAATCATGGAACCCTCGGTTCAGCGTTCGAGCGCCTTGACCTTCGTGTTCCTGTTATTTGGTGAACTTCTTCTGGCGGCTGGAGTGGGCCCCACCAAGCCCATTCAGGGGGATTTAACCCCGGATGTCATATCGGCCATCGGTAACGCCAAAGCCGTGGGTGTCGAATTGTTCAGCCGTCATTTGATCCCGTTTGAACTGGCTTCCACCCTGCTGCTGGTAGCCACCATCGGTATCGTTTGTCTGGCCAAATTTTCCAATCCACCCGCCAGGAGGCGCGCCAAGTAA
- the nuoK_1 gene encoding NADH-quinone oxidoreductase subunit K yields MGNQFVLIISSAIFCIGAVGFLIRRNPLIMLMSVELMLNSVNFLLIAYSSFLQTLDGQIFALIIMTVAAAEVVVGLAIILTIFRTRHDLNVDHINVLKG; encoded by the coding sequence ATGGGAAACCAATTTGTTCTGATCATCAGTTCGGCCATTTTTTGCATTGGGGCCGTTGGGTTTCTCATACGGAGAAACCCCCTCATCATGTTAATGTCCGTGGAGCTCATGCTGAACTCCGTGAACTTTTTGTTGATCGCCTATTCCAGTTTTTTGCAAACTCTCGATGGACAGATTTTTGCTCTGATCATCATGACCGTCGCCGCGGCGGAGGTTGTGGTGGGTTTGGCGATCATACTTACGATTTTCCGGACACGGCACGATCTCAACGTCGATCACATTAACGTATTGAAGGGATAG
- the nuoL-1_1 gene encoding NADH-quinone oxidoreductase subunit L: MFSYAWLILIFPLLGFAGLSWFGDKIPKKTSGYAGCATVGGSFLLSLMALSDLLSLDPEKRLGHVVTLYQWISSGSFKLDLAILVDPLSVFMFLIVTGVGFVIHVYSIGYMEEDPEFSRFFSYLNFFIFSMLLLVAAADFFFLIVGWAFVGLASYLLIGFWREKTSAVLAARKAFVMNVIGDVGMVIAAFVIFNAFGSISYADVFAAAPDKFLPNDDTVLLITLLLLVGAFAKSAQIPLHTWLPDAMEGPTPVSALIHAATMVTAGVYLIARCHVLYELAPYTMYFIAGIGVITAIFAGSMGMVQYDIKRVIAYSTMSQLGYMFLAVGIGVFSLGMFHLMTHAFFKALLFLAAGSVIHGLNGEQDIRKMGGLRFSMPLTHITFLIGALCLAGFPLTSGFFSKEAIIMSSFHADMGNFVFWGIAVITAGMTAFYIFRVYFYTFLGNKNNPDAHPHESPMIMAVPLIVLSFFALVMGLAAPAVDQFLSPVFGGVVHHYEDATLETIAVFAGLGGILTAALIYMTSHDKLDFAKQALAPLYDLLFNKYYVDEIYDFLIVKPVRAIGAFLEEKGEREGIDRAVDETASQVHGVSRAISIWQSGKVRAYALNMVVGMVTILMFVVFL, encoded by the coding sequence TTGTTTTCCTATGCATGGCTGATCTTGATCTTTCCCCTGCTCGGTTTTGCCGGCCTGAGCTGGTTTGGAGATAAAATCCCCAAAAAAACCTCGGGTTACGCGGGGTGCGCTACCGTGGGAGGGTCCTTCCTTTTGTCCCTCATGGCACTCAGCGATCTCTTGTCTCTCGACCCTGAGAAGCGGCTCGGGCACGTCGTGACCCTCTATCAGTGGATCTCCTCGGGGTCGTTCAAACTCGACCTCGCGATTTTGGTCGACCCGCTTTCGGTTTTCATGTTTCTGATCGTCACCGGTGTGGGTTTTGTGATCCATGTTTATTCGATCGGGTATATGGAAGAAGATCCCGAGTTCAGCCGCTTTTTTTCTTACCTGAATTTTTTCATTTTCTCGATGCTGCTATTAGTGGCCGCCGCCGATTTCTTTTTCCTGATCGTCGGATGGGCGTTCGTCGGTCTGGCGTCTTATCTGTTGATCGGGTTCTGGCGGGAAAAGACCAGCGCAGTGCTGGCCGCACGCAAAGCGTTTGTCATGAACGTCATCGGTGACGTGGGCATGGTGATCGCGGCGTTTGTTATCTTTAATGCCTTTGGGTCCATCAGCTACGCGGATGTGTTCGCCGCCGCCCCGGATAAATTTTTACCCAATGACGACACAGTGCTGTTGATCACCCTGCTGTTGCTGGTGGGGGCGTTTGCCAAATCGGCGCAGATACCATTGCACACCTGGCTTCCGGACGCCATGGAAGGCCCAACGCCGGTCAGCGCTTTGATTCACGCCGCGACGATGGTCACCGCCGGCGTTTACCTGATCGCCCGCTGTCATGTTTTGTATGAACTGGCTCCTTACACCATGTACTTTATTGCAGGCATTGGCGTCATCACCGCCATATTTGCGGGGTCGATGGGGATGGTTCAATACGACATCAAGCGCGTCATCGCCTATTCCACCATGAGTCAGCTTGGGTACATGTTTCTCGCGGTGGGAATCGGCGTGTTCAGTTTGGGAATGTTTCATTTGATGACCCACGCATTTTTTAAAGCCCTGTTGTTTTTGGCCGCCGGAAGCGTGATCCACGGTTTAAACGGCGAGCAGGACATCCGCAAAATGGGTGGGCTGCGCTTTTCGATGCCGTTGACTCATATCACATTTTTAATCGGTGCCCTTTGCCTGGCCGGATTTCCCCTGACCAGCGGGTTCTTCAGTAAGGAAGCCATCATCATGAGTTCCTTTCACGCCGATATGGGAAATTTTGTTTTCTGGGGGATCGCGGTGATCACGGCGGGAATGACGGCGTTTTATATTTTCAGAGTTTATTTTTATACGTTTCTCGGAAACAAGAACAATCCCGATGCGCATCCGCACGAGTCTCCGATGATCATGGCGGTTCCGCTGATCGTGCTTTCGTTCTTTGCGCTGGTTATGGGGCTGGCTGCTCCAGCAGTCGATCAGTTTTTGAGTCCGGTTTTCGGAGGGGTGGTGCATCATTATGAGGACGCGACTTTAGAGACCATCGCGGTTTTTGCCGGCCTTGGCGGTATATTAACGGCGGCCCTCATTTATATGACCAGCCATGACAAACTGGATTTTGCCAAACAGGCGTTGGCTCCGCTTTATGATCTTCTTTTTAACAAGTACTACGTCGACGAAATTTACGATTTTCTGATCGTCAAGCCGGTTCGCGCCATCGGCGCTTTTCTGGAAGAAAAAGGTGAACGGGAAGGGATCGATCGGGCCGTCGATGAAACGGCATCCCAGGTGCACGGGGTCAGTCGGGCCATCAGCATCTGGCAGTCGGGAAAAGTAAGAGCCTATGCCTTGAACATGGTCGTCGGCATGGTGACGATTTTGATGTTTGTGGTTTTCTTATAG
- the nuoM-1_1 gene encoding NADH:ubiquinone oxidoreductase subunit M yields the protein MLTLIVFSPLIAAFALLFLRESDKALMRMIALGAAGFSFVLSLGLIFLFDQGNPGMQFEQSVTWVSMLNIKYHVGVDGISLLLVVLTTFLSGIGILYSLKQKNSLRNFLALMLALEAGTLGVFVALDTILFYVFWELMLVPTYFLIGIWGEGQRVYATTKFVVFTLVGSLLMLVAIIGISVVHFEATKELTFDIQTLIHTHIDPASQTWMFLCFFLAFAIKVPVFPFHSWLPHAYVACPIPTLVILTGAMSKTGAYGFLRFCLPLFPEAVEEMGLLIGAAAATGIVYGAWIAVAQRDLKALVAYSSISHLGFITLGIFALNNLGVEGSVLQMVNHGIIAAALFIIVGILEEKTGSRNLKDFRGLGKSMPVLYGAFMLITLAALGLPGLNGFVGEFLILMGVWTSGLLSDMSTIYVLMAALAIVFASIYMLYMFQGSMQETNPKPDHPVTDINRTEIGLLLPACVLIVFIGLFPKPFIDRVSPSVDSLLKVEKTVNLHAGETDAHH from the coding sequence ATGTTAACACTCATTGTATTCAGTCCACTGATTGCGGCGTTTGCCCTCCTGTTTTTAAGAGAGAGCGATAAAGCCCTGATGCGCATGATCGCTCTGGGAGCGGCGGGTTTTAGTTTTGTGCTGTCGCTTGGGCTGATATTCCTGTTCGATCAGGGCAATCCGGGGATGCAGTTTGAGCAGTCCGTCACCTGGGTTTCCATGCTCAATATCAAATACCACGTGGGCGTCGATGGGATCAGCCTGCTGTTAGTCGTGCTCACCACCTTCCTTTCCGGAATCGGCATTTTATATTCCCTGAAGCAGAAAAACAGTCTGAGAAATTTTCTCGCTCTCATGCTGGCTTTGGAAGCGGGAACCCTGGGTGTTTTCGTGGCTCTTGACACCATTCTCTTTTATGTGTTCTGGGAACTGATGCTGGTGCCCACTTATTTTCTCATCGGGATCTGGGGCGAGGGGCAACGGGTATACGCGACCACCAAGTTTGTTGTGTTCACGCTGGTCGGAAGCCTGCTGATGCTGGTGGCCATCATCGGAATTTCCGTGGTTCATTTTGAGGCCACCAAGGAACTGACTTTCGACATACAGACTCTGATCCACACCCACATCGACCCTGCATCACAGACATGGATGTTTCTTTGTTTTTTCCTGGCGTTTGCCATAAAAGTTCCGGTATTTCCGTTTCACAGCTGGCTGCCCCATGCGTATGTGGCCTGTCCGATCCCAACGCTGGTCATTTTAACCGGGGCAATGTCGAAAACGGGAGCCTACGGATTTCTGAGGTTTTGCCTGCCGTTGTTTCCTGAAGCGGTGGAGGAAATGGGGCTACTCATCGGAGCCGCCGCCGCCACGGGAATCGTTTATGGAGCCTGGATCGCCGTCGCACAGAGAGACCTCAAGGCTTTGGTGGCCTATTCCAGCATCAGCCATTTGGGGTTCATCACCCTGGGAATTTTTGCGCTCAACAATTTGGGCGTGGAAGGCAGTGTCCTGCAGATGGTCAATCACGGCATCATCGCGGCGGCTTTGTTTATTATCGTCGGAATCCTTGAAGAAAAAACCGGAAGCCGAAACCTGAAGGATTTTCGCGGACTGGGAAAATCCATGCCGGTGCTTTACGGGGCGTTCATGTTGATCACCCTTGCGGCGCTCGGTCTTCCGGGGTTGAACGGATTTGTCGGCGAATTTTTGATCCTCATGGGAGTGTGGACATCGGGTCTGTTATCGGATATGTCGACGATCTATGTCCTGATGGCGGCTCTTGCCATCGTGTTTGCTTCCATTTATATGCTCTATATGTTTCAGGGTTCCATGCAGGAAACCAACCCCAAACCCGATCACCCTGTGACGGATATCAACCGCACGGAAATCGGTCTCCTGCTTCCCGCCTGTGTGCTGATCGTTTTTATCGGCCTGTTTCCCAAGCCCTTCATCGACCGCGTTTCTCCTTCTGTAGATTCTCTTTTGAAGGTAGAGAAAACCGTGAACCTGCATGCCGGGGAAACGGACGCGCATCATTAG
- the sfsA gene encoding sugar fermentation stimulation protein — MKLGDRIVDGVFLERPNRYLAKVVIDGAEVSAHVPDPGRLPGLMIPGRRVRLIYNPGPKRKTDHTLALVRHGSLWVSVYPVFANALVKEALEKRSLPFLTGYESFSSEVKMGKSRFDFMLESDEGPAYVEVKSVSLVENAVGKFPDAPTERGVKHLQELIELKQKGHRAAVLFVSQRSDTRSIVPNDVIDPKFGDWLRMAHKQGVELYGHNCRVTASSVTLDKPVEVFLPA, encoded by the coding sequence ATGAAACTCGGTGACCGGATCGTCGATGGAGTTTTCCTCGAACGTCCAAACCGTTACCTGGCCAAGGTGGTCATCGATGGAGCCGAAGTTTCAGCTCACGTTCCCGATCCTGGGAGGCTTCCGGGACTCATGATTCCTGGCCGCAGGGTTCGGTTGATTTATAATCCGGGACCAAAACGGAAAACCGACCACACGCTGGCTCTCGTGCGTCACGGGTCGCTATGGGTTTCGGTTTACCCGGTGTTTGCCAATGCCCTGGTAAAGGAGGCTCTTGAAAAACGCTCTTTGCCTTTTTTGACCGGATACGAAAGTTTTTCCAGCGAAGTAAAAATGGGAAAGAGCCGGTTCGATTTTATGCTGGAGTCCGATGAGGGTCCGGCGTATGTGGAGGTGAAGTCCGTGAGCCTGGTTGAAAATGCAGTCGGGAAATTTCCCGACGCGCCCACCGAACGGGGTGTGAAACACTTACAGGAATTGATCGAACTGAAGCAAAAAGGTCATCGAGCGGCAGTGCTTTTCGTTTCTCAACGGTCGGACACCCGGTCCATCGTTCCGAACGATGTGATCGATCCGAAATTTGGCGATTGGCTGCGAATGGCGCATAAACAGGGTGTCGAGTTGTATGGCCACAACTGCAGGGTCACCGCGTCATCGGTCACGCTTGACAAGCCGGTCGAGGTTTTTCTGCCCGCTTGA
- a CDS encoding methylase — protein MWDQAACWYDALVGTHGSDYQKEIIMPGVLKLLSLKRTSRVLDLACGQGVFSRYLLAKGMQVEGLDVSEELIRFARTRSKPALRFHIADARDSEALKESQFDAVVCLLAVQNMEEIVPVFKNVARWLKPDGKFVFVTTHPCFRIPRQTHWGWDEEKKMEYRRVDRYASDLTIPIITPPVAKSKVYTLTYHRSLQNYFDALADAGFCVDRLEEWASTKTSEPGKRAKAENRARKEIPLFLAFSARPVPKTPVKKN, from the coding sequence GTGTGGGATCAGGCCGCGTGTTGGTACGATGCGCTGGTCGGAACCCACGGGTCCGACTACCAAAAAGAAATCATCATGCCGGGCGTCCTCAAGCTCCTCAGTCTGAAAAGAACCAGCCGGGTTTTGGATCTCGCCTGCGGGCAGGGCGTGTTCTCCCGTTATCTCTTAGCCAAGGGCATGCAGGTCGAGGGGCTGGATGTATCCGAAGAGCTGATTCGGTTTGCGCGCACCCGGTCGAAACCCGCCCTCCGTTTTCATATCGCCGATGCGCGTGATTCGGAAGCTCTCAAGGAATCGCAGTTTGATGCTGTGGTCTGTCTTTTAGCGGTGCAAAATATGGAAGAGATCGTACCGGTCTTTAAAAACGTGGCCCGTTGGTTGAAACCGGACGGAAAATTTGTATTCGTCACCACCCATCCCTGTTTTCGGATTCCCCGGCAGACCCACTGGGGTTGGGATGAAGAGAAAAAAATGGAGTATCGGCGGGTCGATCGTTACGCATCCGATCTCACCATCCCCATCATCACCCCGCCGGTGGCGAAATCCAAGGTGTACACACTCACTTATCACCGATCATTGCAAAATTATTTTGATGCGCTGGCGGATGCCGGTTTCTGTGTGGACCGCCTGGAGGAATGGGCTTCCACCAAGACCAGCGAACCGGGAAAGCGGGCAAAAGCCGAAAACCGGGCTCGTAAGGAAATCCCCCTGTTTTTAGCGTTTAGCGCCCGGCCCGTTCCGAAAACGCCTGTGAAGAAAAATTAA
- the tgt gene encoding queuine tRNA-ribosyltransferase, giving the protein MFKFEVLKQHNHSSARLGVITTPHGKIDTPAFMPVGTQATVKSLSPEELKDCGTQIILGNTYHLYLRPGHEIIDSLGGLHRFMNWDKPILTDSGGFQVFSLNDLAKVTEEGVTFKSHIDGSPHFFSPEHAMKVQQALGADIIMTFDEPMPYPAEKSNVESSLNLSTRWALRCKSVHREETQALFGIVQGGMFQDLRSQSVGQIVEIEFPGYAIGGLSVGEDIETMHEMAAYTANLLPKDKPRYLMGVGTPMDLLACSGMGIDMFDCVMPTRNARNGSLFTSEGKINIKNNKFRTDASPLDPDCNCYTCRNYSRAYLRHLFIADEIFALRLNTLHNIAFYQNWMEKIRHAIREDRAFDFNWTKDIFSDSEGSESAD; this is encoded by the coding sequence GTGTTTAAATTTGAAGTCTTAAAACAGCACAACCATTCCTCTGCCCGCCTGGGCGTCATCACCACCCCGCATGGAAAAATTGACACACCGGCCTTCATGCCGGTGGGAACCCAGGCCACCGTCAAATCGCTATCCCCGGAAGAGCTTAAAGATTGCGGAACGCAAATCATCCTGGGCAACACCTATCATCTTTATCTTCGCCCCGGACATGAAATCATAGATTCACTGGGCGGGCTTCACCGGTTCATGAACTGGGACAAACCCATTCTCACCGATAGCGGCGGGTTTCAGGTGTTCAGCTTGAACGATCTGGCTAAAGTGACGGAAGAAGGCGTGACGTTCAAATCGCATATCGACGGATCGCCCCACTTTTTCTCTCCCGAACACGCCATGAAAGTCCAGCAGGCGTTAGGAGCGGACATCATCATGACCTTCGACGAACCCATGCCCTACCCCGCCGAAAAATCAAACGTCGAATCTTCGTTGAATCTATCCACTCGTTGGGCGCTCCGATGCAAGTCGGTCCACCGGGAAGAAACACAGGCACTGTTCGGGATCGTTCAGGGAGGAATGTTTCAGGATTTACGCTCTCAAAGCGTCGGGCAAATCGTCGAAATCGAATTTCCGGGATACGCCATCGGCGGCCTGAGCGTTGGGGAAGACATCGAAACGATGCACGAGATGGCCGCGTACACGGCAAACTTGCTGCCAAAAGACAAGCCGCGCTATTTGATGGGCGTCGGCACGCCAATGGATTTGCTGGCTTGCAGTGGTATGGGCATCGACATGTTCGACTGCGTGATGCCCACGCGCAACGCTCGAAACGGATCCCTCTTCACAAGCGAGGGAAAGATAAATATTAAAAATAATAAATTTCGAACCGACGCCTCACCGCTCGATCCGGACTGCAACTGCTACACCTGCCGCAATTACTCCCGCGCCTATCTTCGGCATCTTTTCATCGCGGATGAAATATTCGCCCTCAGACTGAACACCCTCCACAACATCGCGTTTTATCAAAACTGGATGGAAAAAATTCGCCACGCTATTCGGGAAGACCGGGCTTTTGATTTCAATTGGACTAAAGACATTTTCAGCGATTCAGAAGGTTCAGAGTCGGCGGACTAA
- the argF gene encoding ornithine carbamoyltransferase — MKKDLLSINDFSQEEILGLLEKSAQLKKMRVDHVPHEPLKGKSLGMIFSKHSTRTRISFEVGMFELGGQALFLTTDQLQITRGETVEDSAKVLSRYLDGIVIRTYDHEEVVNLAKHATIPVINGLTDLNHPVQILSDLFTIYEKLGKVKKVKVAYVGDGNNVVHSWMVGASVMDMHLTVACPKNFQPQRPSSLGPLGKIEILEDPLEAVQNADVIYTDVWVSMGQEKESEEKIKQLKRYQINQNLVNAANDGVLVMHCLPAHREMEISSEVMDGKNSIVFDQAENRLHMEKAILEALLTHSRQ, encoded by the coding sequence ATGAAAAAAGATTTGTTGTCCATCAATGATTTCAGCCAGGAGGAAATTTTAGGACTCCTTGAGAAATCCGCGCAATTAAAAAAGATGCGGGTCGACCATGTGCCGCACGAACCGTTGAAGGGAAAATCGCTTGGCATGATCTTCAGCAAGCACTCCACCCGGACGCGTATTTCTTTCGAAGTGGGAATGTTCGAATTGGGCGGGCAGGCCTTGTTTTTAACCACCGATCAGCTGCAGATAACACGCGGCGAAACCGTAGAGGACTCGGCAAAGGTTCTTTCCAGATACCTGGATGGAATCGTCATTCGGACCTACGATCACGAAGAAGTGGTCAATCTGGCCAAACACGCCACCATTCCTGTCATCAACGGACTCACCGACTTGAACCACCCGGTCCAGATCCTGTCTGATTTGTTCACCATCTACGAAAAGCTCGGTAAAGTCAAAAAAGTCAAAGTAGCCTATGTCGGCGATGGAAACAATGTCGTTCATTCCTGGATGGTGGGCGCGTCAGTGATGGACATGCACCTCACGGTCGCCTGCCCTAAAAATTTTCAACCGCAGCGACCGTCATCCTTAGGACCGCTGGGAAAAATCGAAATTCTGGAAGATCCCCTGGAAGCGGTGCAGAATGCCGATGTGATTTATACCGACGTCTGGGTCAGCATGGGTCAGGAAAAAGAATCGGAAGAAAAAATCAAACAATTAAAACGCTATCAGATCAATCAAAATCTGGTCAACGCCGCCAATGACGGAGTCCTGGTCATGCACTGCCTGCCCGCTCACCGGGAAATGGAAATCAGCTCAGAAGTCATGGATGGCAAAAACTCCATCGTTTTCGATCAAGCCGAGAACCGTCTGCACATGGAAAAAGCCATTCTGGAAGCGTTGTTAACTCACTCCCGGCAATGA
- the argD gene encoding acetylornithine aminotransferase produces the protein MKKNQNIVNLTEKHVARTYGRHPIALVRGKGTQVWDASGKQYTDFVAGIAVDNLGHCHPSVVTAIRKQAGQLLHVSNLYHIEPQSLLAAELTLLSFADKVFFCNSGTEANEGAIKLARRYFFDKGDKNRREIITMKDSFHGRTTGSLSATAQKKFHTGFAPLLPGFKYVAFNDIAAVTKALSSKTCAVLVEPAQGEGGVNLPDKTYLRELRKLCTKNGSLLILDEVQTAFGRTGPLFAHERFGIKPDIMTLAKALGAGVAIGALAATDRVMKSFVPGTHAATFGGNPLACSAALAALKVYTKPGFLEKAERMGNYFFSRLEKLANDFSMVKEVRGIGLLLALELKQPGAGIVNDCMQQGYLINCIQQNILRFIPPLIVTKKEIDGLIDVLSASLEKAEKSQ, from the coding sequence ATGAAAAAAAATCAAAACATTGTTAATTTGACCGAAAAGCATGTCGCCCGGACCTATGGCCGTCACCCCATCGCTCTGGTGCGGGGAAAAGGAACTCAAGTCTGGGACGCATCGGGAAAACAATACACGGACTTTGTCGCTGGAATCGCGGTGGATAATTTGGGCCATTGCCATCCTTCGGTGGTCACAGCTATTCGCAAACAGGCAGGGCAACTTCTGCATGTATCCAATCTGTATCACATCGAACCGCAATCTCTGCTGGCCGCAGAACTGACGCTCCTTTCCTTCGCGGATAAGGTGTTTTTCTGCAACAGCGGCACCGAAGCCAATGAAGGGGCCATTAAACTGGCGCGCCGCTATTTTTTCGACAAGGGCGATAAAAACCGGCGCGAGATCATCACCATGAAAGACTCGTTTCATGGGCGCACGACCGGATCGCTTTCCGCCACGGCACAGAAAAAATTTCATACAGGGTTCGCTCCCTTATTACCCGGTTTCAAATATGTCGCATTCAATGATATTGCGGCAGTGACAAAGGCTCTTTCATCAAAAACCTGCGCCGTGCTGGTCGAACCGGCGCAAGGCGAAGGGGGAGTCAACCTGCCGGATAAAACGTATCTCAGGGAACTCAGAAAACTGTGCACGAAAAACGGATCTTTGCTGATCCTTGATGAGGTGCAAACCGCCTTTGGAAGAACCGGTCCGCTGTTCGCTCATGAAAGATTCGGGATTAAGCCCGACATCATGACGCTGGCAAAGGCGCTGGGCGCAGGTGTTGCAATCGGCGCCTTGGCCGCGACCGACCGCGTCATGAAATCGTTCGTGCCGGGGACCCATGCCGCCACGTTTGGCGGAAATCCTTTGGCCTGTTCAGCGGCTCTGGCGGCACTTAAAGTTTACACAAAACCGGGCTTTCTGGAAAAAGCCGAACGGATGGGGAATTACTTTTTTTCACGGCTCGAAAAGTTGGCAAATGATTTTTCAATGGTCAAAGAAGTTCGCGGCATCGGACTGCTTCTGGCATTGGAACTCAAACAACCGGGCGCCGGCATCGTGAACGATTGTATGCAGCAGGGATATCTGATCAACTGCATTCAACAAAATATTCTGCGCTTCATTCCCCCTTTGATCGTCACTAAAAAGGAAATAGACGGATTGATCGACGTCCTGTCCGCGAGTCTGGAGAAAGCCGAAAAAAGTCAATAA